In a single window of the Scyliorhinus canicula unplaced genomic scaffold, sScyCan1.1, whole genome shotgun sequence genome:
- the LOC119961253 gene encoding probable G-protein coupled receptor 139, with amino-acid sequence MVNKHFYLVIAVVGVPVNLMTILVLLRGKCGLSSCSTRYLLAMASGDLMFIIIEIGLWQLRFHYYPQSFLILTPVCSVVHALREAAVDLSVWFTVMFTFDRFVAICSHKLKATYCTNKTAVTVLATTTILFCLKNVPVYFQFKHVKIIDNVPWGCSLKYGYFTDTRWRSFAVLSMALTPMIPIALILILNALIFRRILMVSRARNSFKGQKKGDKESDPEIESRKTTVILLFSISMSFIILWSPYVLHLLKVLKTLLDGSEYHTFRSVAFLLRNLSCCTNTFIYVVTQPKFREELKRMLKYPFPSIASYID; translated from the exons ATGGTCAACAAACATTTCTATTTGGTTATCGCCgtcgttggtgttcctg TTAATTTAATGACGATACTGGTCCTTCTCCGGGGAAAGTGCGGCCTCTCCAGCTGCAGCACTCGCTACCTGTTGGCTATGGCATCCGGGGATCTGATGTTCATTATCATTGAGATCGGATTGTGGCAGTTACGTTTCCATTATTATCCACAGTCTTTCCTGATATTGACCCCTGTGTGTAGTGTTGTCCATGCCCTTCGAGAAGCAGCCGTAGACCtttctgtctggttcactgtcatgttcacctttgatcgatttgtcgcCATTTGTTCCCATAAGCTGAAAGCTACTTATTGCACCAATAAAACTGCTGTTACAGTTCTTGCAACAACCACCATTCTTTTCTGTTTAAAAAACGTTCCCGTGTACTTTCAATTTAAACATGTGAAAATAATCGACAATGTGCCATGGGGCTGTTCTCTTAAGTACGGCTATTTCACTGACACTAGATGGCGGAGCTTTGCTGTATTATCAATGGCGTTGACCCCAATGATCCCAATTGCGTTAATTCTGATCCTCAACGCTCTGATATTCAGGCGCATCTTAATGGTCAGCCGAGCTCGTAACTCATTCAAGGGTCAGAAAAAAGGAGATAAAGAGAGTGACCCTGAGATCGAGAGCAGAAAAACAACTGTTATTTTACTCTTCTCCATATCCATGAGCTTCATAATACTGTGGTCACCATACGTTTTACATTTGCTGAAAGTGTTAAAAACCCTTTTAGACGGAAGTGAATATCATACCTTTCGGTCAGTTGCATTTTTGCTGCGGAATTTAAGCTGCTGCACCAACActtttatttatgtggtgactcagccGAAGTTCAGAGAAGAGTTGAAGAGAATGCTGAAATACCCGTTTCCGTCAATTGCTTCATACATTGATTAA